The following coding sequences are from one Verrucosispora sp. WMMD573 window:
- a CDS encoding ABC transporter substrate-binding protein, translating into MRGKFLKVAVAATATAMLATACSSGGDDNEPAGESGGTLRVYNAEPAFLTPSGGDDEPSLYVIRQLYRGLVKYNAETSAVEMDLAESVESTDQKLWTIKLKSGYTFDNGEPVNADAFLRSWNYAAYGPNAQNNGYFMKRIAGKADVAPADPDGEGPKKAPEPAAETMSGLKKVDDLTFTVELEAPFSGFPTTIGYPGFFPMAQACVDDIAKCNETPIGNGPYKIDGSWQHNVAINLVRSESWKGEPGKPDRIEYRIFADIDAGYAAFQAGELDVLYTLPPARYKEAQAQYGDRMYEQPGDSFTYVGMPLYQDAFKDKRIRQALSLSIDRQSIIDAVFDGRFTPASGYVAPTFEGAREGVCKYCTKDVEKAKQLLAEAGGWPAGEKLILWANAGAGHDLWLQAVGDQIKEALGIDYELKVNLQFAEYLETADQKKFTGGFRLGWGPDYPFMETFLYPLYGTGAGSNNSGYSNPEFDALMKEGDSAESIQAAIPSYQKAEDILGEDLPVIPMWFNKVGAVYSENVDQFVWNAVSDADYGAISLKQN; encoded by the coding sequence ATGCGCGGGAAATTCCTGAAGGTGGCGGTCGCGGCGACCGCCACCGCCATGTTGGCTACCGCCTGTAGCAGCGGTGGCGATGACAACGAGCCGGCCGGCGAGTCCGGCGGCACGCTGCGGGTGTACAACGCCGAGCCGGCGTTCCTGACCCCGTCCGGCGGCGACGACGAGCCGTCGTTGTATGTGATCCGTCAGCTGTACCGCGGTCTGGTCAAGTACAACGCCGAGACCTCGGCGGTCGAGATGGACCTGGCCGAGTCGGTCGAGTCGACCGACCAGAAGCTCTGGACGATCAAGCTCAAGAGCGGCTACACCTTCGACAACGGTGAGCCGGTCAACGCCGACGCGTTCCTCCGGTCGTGGAACTACGCCGCTTACGGGCCGAACGCCCAGAACAACGGCTACTTCATGAAGCGGATCGCCGGTAAGGCGGACGTGGCGCCGGCCGACCCGGACGGCGAGGGCCCGAAGAAGGCTCCGGAGCCGGCCGCCGAGACCATGTCGGGTCTCAAGAAGGTCGACGACCTGACCTTCACCGTCGAGCTGGAGGCGCCGTTCTCCGGTTTCCCGACCACGATCGGTTACCCGGGCTTCTTCCCGATGGCCCAGGCCTGCGTCGACGACATCGCGAAGTGCAACGAGACGCCGATCGGTAACGGCCCCTACAAGATTGACGGCAGCTGGCAGCACAACGTCGCCATCAACCTGGTCCGTAGCGAGAGCTGGAAGGGCGAGCCCGGCAAGCCGGACCGCATCGAGTACCGGATCTTCGCCGACATCGACGCCGGTTACGCCGCCTTCCAGGCGGGCGAGCTGGACGTGCTCTACACCCTGCCCCCGGCCCGCTACAAGGAGGCCCAGGCGCAGTACGGCGACCGGATGTACGAGCAGCCGGGTGACAGCTTCACCTACGTCGGCATGCCGCTGTACCAGGACGCCTTCAAGGACAAGCGGATCCGCCAGGCGCTGTCGCTGTCGATCGACCGGCAGTCGATCATCGACGCGGTCTTCGACGGCCGGTTCACCCCGGCCAGCGGCTACGTGGCCCCGACCTTCGAGGGTGCTCGCGAGGGCGTCTGCAAGTACTGCACCAAGGACGTCGAGAAGGCCAAGCAGCTGCTCGCCGAGGCCGGCGGCTGGCCGGCCGGTGAGAAGCTGATCCTGTGGGCCAACGCCGGTGCCGGCCACGACCTGTGGCTGCAGGCGGTCGGTGACCAGATCAAGGAGGCCCTGGGTATCGACTACGAGCTCAAGGTCAACCTGCAGTTCGCCGAGTACCTCGAGACCGCGGACCAGAAGAAGTTCACCGGTGGGTTCCGCCTCGGTTGGGGTCCGGACTACCCGTTCATGGAGACCTTCCTCTACCCGCTGTACGGCACCGGTGCCGGCAGCAACAACTCGGGCTACAGCAACCCGGAGTTCGACGCTCTGATGAAGGAGGGTGACTCGGCCGAATCGATCCAGGCCGCGATCCCGTCCTACCAGAAGGCGGAGGACATCCTCGGCGAGGACCTGCCGGTCATCCCGATGTGGTTCAACAAGGTTGGCGCGGTCTACAGCGAGAACGTCGACCAGTTCGTCTGGAACGCCGTCTCGGATGCCGACTACGGTGCGATTTCGCTGAAGCAGAACTGA
- a CDS encoding thioester domain-containing protein produces the protein MIGQRGRRWARIALAAVAGGALALGAAAPAAAEDPATGVAKSVPDSTVKLLLDGKVKRTSALAIKIDGKRLPAFCIDYHTNVAIDGKYQEGTWDESQVKNLAKVQWVLTHGYPNADPAALLTAAGATVPAGTDAKVRRNLLYFGTQTAVWHFSDGIELGDWAAGRGLINKQRYDVIKKVHDYLIANATDQPEPKAELSIDPTTATAKVGEKAGPFTVKGPAGEITLAVSGGSAVDAEGVSVTTTDNGGQFWLTTEEAGDVSVTASAADSVSFGRVFLYTGPKAAQKLILGGSTGATVTAEAKATFTAAPSPQPSSPQPTTPEPTPSTPDESPSPSAPEESPASPAPSTSPASNDGGLPLTGAPIVTAVAAGLVLLVAGAVTVLVLRRRRIHFTA, from the coding sequence ATGATCGGACAACGAGGACGGCGCTGGGCGCGGATCGCGCTCGCCGCCGTCGCCGGCGGCGCGCTGGCGCTCGGTGCCGCCGCACCTGCCGCTGCCGAGGACCCGGCCACCGGCGTGGCGAAGTCGGTGCCGGACAGCACCGTCAAGCTGCTGCTCGACGGCAAGGTCAAGCGGACCTCGGCGCTGGCCATCAAGATCGATGGCAAGCGGCTTCCAGCCTTCTGCATCGACTACCACACGAACGTCGCGATCGATGGCAAGTACCAGGAGGGCACCTGGGACGAGTCCCAGGTGAAGAACCTCGCCAAGGTTCAGTGGGTGCTGACTCACGGGTACCCGAACGCCGACCCCGCCGCGCTGCTGACCGCCGCCGGCGCCACCGTGCCCGCCGGGACGGACGCGAAGGTACGCCGCAACCTGCTGTACTTCGGCACCCAGACCGCCGTGTGGCACTTCAGCGACGGCATCGAGCTCGGCGACTGGGCCGCCGGGCGTGGCCTGATCAACAAGCAGCGGTACGACGTGATCAAGAAGGTTCACGACTACCTGATCGCGAACGCCACCGACCAGCCCGAGCCCAAGGCCGAGCTGAGCATCGATCCGACCACCGCCACCGCGAAGGTCGGGGAGAAGGCCGGTCCGTTCACCGTGAAGGGTCCGGCGGGTGAGATCACGCTGGCGGTCAGCGGCGGGTCGGCGGTCGACGCCGAGGGCGTGTCGGTGACCACGACCGACAACGGCGGCCAGTTCTGGCTGACGACCGAGGAAGCCGGCGACGTCAGCGTGACCGCGTCCGCCGCCGACTCGGTCTCGTTCGGCCGGGTGTTCCTCTACACCGGGCCCAAGGCGGCACAGAAGCTGATCCTGGGCGGCAGCACCGGCGCCACGGTGACCGCCGAGGCGAAGGCCACCTTCACGGCGGCGCCGTCGCCCCAGCCGAGCAGCCCTCAGCCGACGACGCCGGAGCCGACCCCGTCGACTCCGGATGAGTCCCCGTCGCCGAGCGCTCCCGAGGAGTCGCCGGCGAGCCCCGCCCCGTCCACCTCGCCGGCCTCGAACGACGGTGGTCTGCCGCTGACCGGTGCGCCGATCGTCACCGCGGTCGCTGCGGGTCTGGTGCTCCTGGTCGCGGGCGCGGTCACCGTCCTGGTGCTGCGTCGCCGCAGGATCCACTTCACGGCCTGA